A part of Variovorax sp. HW608 genomic DNA contains:
- a CDS encoding MmgE/PrpD family protein translates to MSTSNHPSRTLATFAAGLAFERIPDAVVRRAEDLMLDWLGSVLAARLARPVRSIQRFAETMGPAEGPSEVLVSRRSTSPLFAALVNAAASHYVEQDDVHNGSVFHPAAVVFAPALAVAQAVGASGKQLLTAVAAGYEVGIRVGEFLGRSHYRTFHTTATAGTLAAAAAVGRLLDLTPAQMLHAFGSAGTQSAGLWEFLRDAADSKQLHCAHASAAGLMSAYLAQDGFTGAARVLEGAQGLGVGMSTDADPARLTDGLGTRWTLAETSFKFHASCRHTHPAADALLEVMQQNELKAGDIARVVTHVHQGAIDVLGRVAMPSTVHQAKFSMGTVLGLIAVHGRAGLTEFDRDFLAPEVAAFRDKVMMELDREVDTAYPARWIGKVSVTTHDGRTFTGRVDEPRGDPGNTLSRAEIEDKMQRLAQYGGGATADEAKAACARIWNLADEARVGRLLG, encoded by the coding sequence ATGAGCACATCCAACCACCCGAGCCGGACGCTCGCCACCTTCGCCGCCGGACTGGCGTTCGAGCGCATTCCCGATGCAGTCGTGCGCCGCGCCGAAGACCTGATGCTCGACTGGCTCGGCTCGGTGCTCGCCGCGCGTTTGGCGCGGCCTGTGCGGAGCATCCAGCGCTTCGCCGAGACGATGGGGCCGGCGGAAGGGCCGAGCGAGGTGCTGGTCTCGCGCCGCAGCACCTCGCCGCTGTTCGCCGCGCTCGTCAACGCGGCGGCTTCGCACTATGTCGAGCAGGACGATGTGCACAACGGCTCGGTGTTCCATCCGGCGGCGGTGGTCTTCGCGCCGGCGCTGGCGGTCGCGCAGGCGGTCGGTGCGAGTGGCAAGCAGTTGCTGACGGCGGTGGCTGCGGGCTACGAGGTGGGCATTCGCGTCGGCGAGTTCCTCGGGCGCTCGCACTACCGGACCTTTCACACCACGGCTACCGCCGGCACGCTCGCGGCTGCTGCGGCCGTGGGCCGGTTGCTCGATCTGACGCCAGCGCAGATGCTGCATGCCTTCGGTTCGGCCGGCACGCAGTCCGCGGGCCTGTGGGAGTTCCTGCGCGATGCGGCCGATTCCAAGCAGCTGCATTGCGCGCACGCATCGGCGGCGGGGTTGATGTCGGCCTATCTCGCGCAGGACGGCTTCACCGGTGCCGCGCGCGTGCTCGAAGGCGCGCAGGGCCTGGGCGTGGGCATGTCGACCGACGCCGATCCCGCCAGGCTCACCGATGGATTGGGCACGCGCTGGACGCTGGCCGAGACCTCGTTCAAGTTCCACGCATCGTGCCGTCACACGCACCCGGCCGCCGATGCGCTGCTCGAGGTCATGCAGCAGAACGAGCTGAAGGCCGGTGACATCGCGCGCGTGGTCACGCATGTGCATCAGGGCGCGATCGATGTGCTCGGCCGCGTGGCGATGCCGTCGACGGTGCATCAGGCCAAGTTCTCGATGGGGACGGTGCTGGGGCTGATCGCGGTGCATGGCCGCGCCGGGCTCACCGAATTCGACCGCGACTTCCTCGCGCCCGAAGTGGCTGCGTTCCGCGACAAGGTCATGATGGAACTCGACCGCGAGGTCGACACCGCCTACCCCGCGCGCTGGATCGGCAAGGTCAGCGTGACCACCCACGACGGGCGCACCTTCACCGGCCGCGTCGACGAACCCAGGGGCGATCCGGGCAACACGCTGAGCCGGGCGGAGATCGAGGACAAGATGCAGCGCCTCGCGCAGTACGGCGGGGGCGCCACGGCGGATGAAGCCAAGGCGGCGTGCGCCAGGATCTGGAATCTCGCGGACGAGGCGCGTGTCGGGCGCCTGCTGGGGTGA
- a CDS encoding cytochrome b — protein sequence MKQSSPLHYDRLSQAFHWVTAVVVTIAFILGPGGFGRMMRQGVDPATRSDIVWHESLGILVLVLTLLRLVWVALRPTAPQFAMPGWMHLASRLVNIVLWILLLALPFTAFLALGTENHPLTLLGGVRFDRLPVTAESAIAHWADWGDVHGLLGDSIMWLAGLHAAAAIFHHAILKDGVLFAMLSQRKSR from the coding sequence ATGAAGCAAAGCTCCCCGCTCCACTACGACCGCCTCAGCCAGGCCTTCCATTGGGTCACCGCCGTTGTCGTGACCATTGCGTTCATCCTCGGGCCGGGCGGCTTCGGCCGCATGATGCGCCAGGGGGTCGACCCCGCGACCCGAAGCGACATCGTCTGGCACGAGTCCCTCGGGATTCTCGTCCTGGTGCTGACCCTGCTGCGCCTGGTCTGGGTGGCCCTTCGCCCGACCGCACCCCAATTCGCGATGCCCGGGTGGATGCACCTGGCATCCCGACTCGTGAACATCGTGCTATGGATACTGCTCCTCGCGCTGCCCTTCACCGCATTCCTGGCCCTGGGGACCGAGAATCATCCACTGACACTGCTGGGCGGCGTGCGGTTCGACCGCTTGCCAGTCACTGCCGAATCCGCCATCGCGCACTGGGCCGACTGGGGCGACGTGCACGGGCTTCTTGGCGATTCCATCATGTGGCTGGCCGGCCTGCACGCCGCTGCCGCGATCTTCCATCACGCGATCCTCAAGGATGGCGTGCTCTTCGCGATGCTCTCTCAGCGGAAATCCCGCTGA
- a CDS encoding PTS sugar transporter subunit IIA — MTPRRANTAAGRIPDDRPLPQRLQLPFVNAQLVFEGARGVFAEHRRAARAVVFLYRFCAARLTVSPCAPGAGFKVLAMLKVLVPVDSSERALNAVRHAAHMFKGHRVSQVVLLNVQAPLEAGHACAYHSWDELRKLEEKRGEAVLLPARQILDSAGASYVTQVRLGEVMPTISEVVAANDCNAIVMGTAGRTAIGELISTRLANKLVRHCHVPVIVVSSDPSRGVVVHGETPRIDQNQNLAGRRGSAGADGRLKGDVARIAAWLQPRDILFDVDVRDRAHALELAAAAICSGAQGLDPLPVSRALWRREQTGSTALGEGLAIPHARIGGITRPTTLLMRTRRPVPFDAPDGKPVSQLLVIVVPEGGAQEDHLQMLALVAQLFSDRDFRAQLDGAPDATAAADVFRAAIAGLIPQRDFR; from the coding sequence ATGACGCCCCGGCGCGCGAACACCGCGGCGGGGCGGATACCAGATGATCGCCCGCTCCCGCAGCGCCTGCAATTGCCGTTCGTCAATGCCCAACTCGTCTTTGAGGGCGCTCGCGGCGTGTTCGCCGAGCATCGCCGCGCAGCGCGCGCCGTCGTTTTTTTATACCGTTTTTGCGCGGCCAGGCTCACAGTGAGCCCGTGTGCCCCTGGGGCAGGCTTCAAGGTCCTCGCGATGCTGAAAGTTCTGGTGCCGGTCGACAGCTCGGAAAGGGCGCTGAATGCCGTGCGACATGCTGCCCACATGTTCAAGGGTCATCGCGTCTCGCAAGTCGTGCTTCTGAATGTTCAAGCGCCCTTGGAGGCGGGGCACGCATGCGCGTATCACTCCTGGGATGAATTGCGCAAACTGGAGGAGAAGCGCGGAGAAGCCGTCCTGCTGCCGGCACGCCAGATCCTGGACTCCGCCGGCGCGAGCTACGTGACGCAGGTCAGGTTGGGCGAGGTGATGCCGACGATCTCCGAGGTGGTCGCGGCGAACGACTGCAATGCCATCGTGATGGGAACCGCGGGCCGCACGGCGATCGGGGAACTGATATCCACGAGGCTGGCGAACAAACTCGTGCGCCATTGCCACGTGCCGGTCATCGTCGTCTCCAGCGATCCGAGCCGAGGCGTCGTCGTTCATGGCGAGACGCCACGGATCGATCAGAACCAGAACCTGGCTGGGCGTCGCGGTTCGGCGGGTGCCGACGGCCGCTTGAAAGGGGACGTCGCGCGAATCGCTGCATGGTTGCAGCCACGGGACATCCTGTTCGATGTCGACGTTCGAGACCGCGCGCATGCACTGGAGCTAGCGGCAGCGGCCATCTGCAGCGGCGCTCAGGGACTCGACCCGTTGCCGGTGTCGCGCGCGCTCTGGCGGCGTGAGCAGACCGGATCGACCGCACTCGGCGAAGGCCTCGCGATTCCGCACGCACGAATAGGCGGCATCACGCGACCGACCACGCTGCTCATGCGCACCAGGCGCCCGGTCCCCTTCGATGCGCCCGACGGCAAGCCGGTTTCCCAGCTGCTGGTCATCGTGGTGCCCGAGGGCGGTGCGCAGGAGGATCACCTCCAGATGCTCGCGCTGGTCGCCCAACTGTTCTCCGACCGCGACTTCCGGGCGCAGCTGGATGGCGCACCCGATGCGACTGCAGCGGCCGACGTGTTCCGGGCGGCAATCGCGGGCTTGATCCCTCAGCGGGATTTCCGCTGA
- a CDS encoding DUF899 family protein, translated as MPGSTELPSATELARRSHRHFPGESSAYREARTALLAEEIELRRHIELVAAQRRKLPPGGVVPEDYVFQGAHGPASLSSLFGRHDTLVTYNWMFGRERERPCPMCTSLLSAFDGEMPDILQRVSFAVIARSPVTKMTAFARERGWRYLPLYSSQGNDFNRLYAFEDPDAKEDLPAFNVFHRDGDVIRHFWGDEMNMATADPEQDPRGAPDLMPIWNILDHTPAGRAKDWYPSLAY; from the coding sequence ATGCCCGGCTCGACCGAACTCCCGAGCGCGACGGAACTCGCGCGCCGCAGCCATCGCCACTTCCCCGGCGAAAGCAGCGCCTACCGCGAAGCGCGCACCGCGCTGCTGGCCGAAGAAATCGAACTGCGCCGCCACATCGAGCTCGTTGCGGCACAGCGCCGCAAGCTGCCGCCGGGCGGCGTGGTTCCCGAGGACTACGTGTTCCAGGGTGCGCATGGACCGGCCAGCCTGTCGTCGCTGTTCGGCAGGCACGACACCCTCGTGACCTACAACTGGATGTTCGGGCGAGAGCGCGAGCGGCCCTGCCCGATGTGCACCTCGCTGCTCAGTGCGTTCGACGGCGAGATGCCGGACATCCTGCAGCGCGTGTCCTTCGCGGTGATCGCGCGGTCGCCGGTGACCAAGATGACCGCGTTCGCAAGGGAACGCGGCTGGCGGTATCTGCCCCTGTATTCGTCGCAGGGCAACGACTTCAACCGGCTCTACGCCTTCGAGGACCCGGACGCGAAGGAGGACCTGCCTGCCTTCAACGTCTTCCACCGCGACGGCGACGTGATCCGCCATTTCTGGGGCGACGAGATGAACATGGCGACCGCCGACCCGGAGCAGGATCCGCGTGGCGCACCGGACCTGATGCCGATCTGGAACATCCTGGATCACACGCCGGCGGGGCGCGCGAAGGACTGGTATCCGTCCCTCGCGTATTGA
- a CDS encoding helix-turn-helix domain-containing protein has product MNRLLSTEVVPRDQRLAYWTDMICNVYVQLGCDPVAGGRGDFEGSIRQHTLPSLDVSVVTSGPQKVMRTPGHIARSSDDYFLVSIQARGQGVVRQDGRDAVLSVGDFALYDSTRPYQLLFDDSFEQIVLKLPGERLRSELRDTEALTATTVSGREGAGHLMLSMIRTLREDIDTLQPASALAVANGVLNILVAGLQTLPAARAPSLSNLTAFHLARIKRCIDARLDDPALSVGMLAAELGLSASQIHRVFRSEPLTLSQYIWDRRLEACSRDLLDPREAGRTVGEIAYGRGFSDAAHFSRAFRERFGCSPRDWRLGRQH; this is encoded by the coding sequence ATGAACCGGCTGCTCAGCACCGAAGTCGTTCCCCGTGACCAGCGGCTCGCCTACTGGACGGACATGATCTGCAATGTCTACGTCCAGCTCGGCTGCGACCCGGTGGCCGGCGGGCGTGGCGATTTCGAGGGCAGCATCCGCCAGCACACGCTGCCCAGCCTCGACGTCTCGGTGGTCACCTCGGGGCCGCAGAAGGTCATGCGCACGCCGGGCCACATCGCGCGTTCGTCCGACGACTATTTCCTCGTCAGCATCCAGGCGCGCGGCCAGGGCGTGGTGCGGCAGGACGGGCGCGATGCGGTGCTTTCGGTGGGCGACTTCGCGCTCTACGACAGCACGCGGCCCTATCAACTGCTGTTCGACGACTCCTTCGAGCAGATCGTGCTCAAGCTGCCCGGCGAGCGCCTGCGCAGCGAGCTGCGCGACACCGAGGCGCTGACGGCCACCACCGTCTCCGGGCGGGAGGGCGCGGGCCATCTGATGCTCAGCATGATCCGCACGCTGCGCGAGGACATCGACACGCTGCAGCCGGCCTCGGCGCTCGCGGTGGCCAACGGCGTGCTCAACATCCTCGTGGCGGGGCTGCAGACGCTGCCGGCTGCGCGTGCGCCGTCGCTCAGCAACCTCACTGCGTTCCACCTGGCGCGCATCAAGCGCTGCATCGATGCGCGGCTGGACGATCCCGCGCTGTCGGTCGGCATGCTGGCGGCGGAGCTCGGCCTGTCCGCGAGCCAGATCCACCGCGTGTTCCGGAGCGAGCCGCTGACGCTGTCGCAGTACATCTGGGACCGCCGGCTCGAAGCCTGCAGCCGTGACCTGCTCGACCCGCGCGAGGCCGGGCGCACCGTGGGCGAGATCGCCTACGGCCGGGGCTTCAGCGACGCGGCGCACTTCAGCCGGGCCTTCAGGGAACGCTTCGGGTGTTCGCCGCGCGATTGGCGGCTCGGGCGGCAGCACTGA
- a CDS encoding carbon-nitrogen hydrolase family protein yields the protein MPTKSHPRLRVAAVQAAPVFLDLDGTIDKTIDLIAQAARDKVQLIAFPETWAPGYPWWIWLDSPAWGMQYVQRYHDNSLVIGSPEFDRIREAARKHRVWVSLGFSEKAAGSLYIAQALIDDQGNVLQTRRKLKPTHVERTVFGEGDGSDLAVIETSIGNIGSLSCWEHLQPLSKYAMYSQNEQIHCAAWPSFSLYRGGAYALGAEVNNAASQVYAAEGQCFVVAPCAIVSKAMHEMLCTDPGKQQLLLVGGGFARIYGPDGSPLGTNLPEDQEGLVVADIDLGMISLAKAAGDPAGHYSRPDVTRLLFNKTRREPVVVQRSVELEPAAFEAVAPNAEAAASA from the coding sequence ATGCCCACCAAGTCCCATCCCCGCCTTCGCGTCGCCGCCGTGCAGGCCGCGCCCGTATTCCTCGACCTCGACGGCACGATCGACAAGACCATCGACCTGATCGCGCAGGCCGCGCGTGACAAGGTGCAACTGATCGCCTTCCCGGAAACCTGGGCCCCCGGCTATCCATGGTGGATCTGGCTCGACTCGCCGGCCTGGGGCATGCAGTACGTGCAGCGCTACCACGACAACTCGCTCGTGATCGGCTCGCCGGAGTTCGACCGCATCCGCGAGGCCGCGCGCAAGCACCGCGTGTGGGTCTCGCTCGGTTTCAGCGAGAAGGCGGCCGGCAGCCTCTACATCGCGCAGGCGCTGATCGACGACCAGGGCAACGTATTGCAGACGCGGCGCAAGCTCAAGCCGACGCATGTGGAGCGCACCGTGTTCGGCGAGGGCGACGGATCGGATCTCGCCGTGATCGAGACATCCATCGGCAACATCGGCTCGCTCTCGTGCTGGGAGCATCTGCAGCCGCTCAGCAAGTACGCGATGTACTCGCAGAACGAGCAGATCCATTGCGCAGCATGGCCGAGCTTCTCGCTCTATCGCGGCGGCGCGTACGCGCTCGGCGCCGAAGTCAACAACGCCGCAAGCCAGGTGTATGCGGCCGAGGGCCAGTGCTTCGTGGTCGCCCCCTGCGCCATCGTCTCGAAGGCGATGCACGAGATGCTGTGCACCGATCCGGGCAAGCAGCAGCTGCTGCTGGTCGGCGGCGGCTTCGCGCGCATCTACGGGCCGGACGGATCGCCGCTCGGCACCAACCTGCCGGAGGACCAGGAAGGGCTGGTGGTGGCCGACATCGATCTCGGGATGATCTCGCTCGCCAAGGCGGCGGGCGATCCGGCGGGGCACTATTCGCGGCCGGATGTGACGCGGCTGCTGTTCAACAAGACCCGGCGCGAGCCGGTGGTGGTGCAGCGGAGTGTGGAGCTGGAGCCGGCCGCCTTCGAGGCGGTCGCGCCCAACGCGGAGGCTGCTGCGAGCGCCTAG
- a CDS encoding acyl-CoA thioesterase has protein sequence MSTTESAAVGTEFRRERLIRFSDCDPAGIVFYPQYFVMFNGLVEDWVSDGLGIGYRKLIVEQRVGLPTVRLEADFRSVSRMGDKVMLGLAVEQLGTRSITLGLHCFDAEGETRMRMKQVLVTTSLETHRAIEIPAHLRAAVERGAG, from the coding sequence GTGAGCACCACCGAAAGCGCAGCCGTCGGCACCGAGTTCCGCCGCGAACGGCTGATCCGCTTCTCCGACTGCGACCCGGCGGGCATCGTCTTCTACCCGCAGTACTTCGTGATGTTCAACGGCCTCGTCGAGGACTGGGTGAGCGACGGGCTCGGCATCGGCTACCGCAAGCTGATCGTCGAGCAGCGCGTCGGCCTGCCGACGGTGCGGCTGGAGGCGGACTTCCGTTCGGTGAGCCGCATGGGTGACAAGGTGATGCTCGGTCTCGCGGTGGAGCAGCTCGGCACGCGTTCGATCACGCTCGGGCTGCATTGCTTCGATGCCGAAGGCGAAACGCGCATGCGGATGAAGCAGGTGCTGGTCACGACCTCGCTCGAGACCCATCGGGCGATCGAGATCCCCGCGCACCTGCGCGCGGCCGTCGAGCGCGGCGCGGGCTAG
- a CDS encoding MarR family winged helix-turn-helix transcriptional regulator, translating into MIDSTNDPSHAALSDAEELGHEARARHDDHAVLKLWLRMLASTTQIEAEIRKRLRERFDITLARFDYMAQLYRYREGLKMRVLSRYLMVTGGNVTGLTDELEREGFVSRTPSPDDRRAWIVSLTAKGRRSFEAMAKEHEQWILEMFSGLDTKTVRQLYAQLGQLRVQVMRNEPSAEENA; encoded by the coding sequence ATGATCGACAGTACCAACGACCCATCGCACGCGGCGCTGAGCGACGCGGAAGAACTCGGCCACGAGGCCCGCGCGCGTCACGACGACCACGCGGTGCTCAAGCTCTGGCTGCGCATGCTCGCGAGCACCACGCAGATCGAGGCCGAGATCCGCAAGCGCCTGCGCGAGCGCTTCGACATCACGCTGGCGCGCTTCGACTACATGGCGCAGCTCTACCGCTACCGCGAGGGCCTGAAGATGCGCGTGCTCTCGCGCTACCTGATGGTGACCGGCGGCAATGTCACCGGCCTCACCGACGAGCTGGAGCGCGAAGGCTTCGTCTCGCGCACGCCGAGTCCCGACGACCGCCGCGCATGGATCGTGAGCCTCACCGCCAAGGGCCGCCGCAGCTTCGAGGCGATGGCGAAGGAGCACGAGCAGTGGATCCTCGAGATGTTCTCCGGCCTCGACACGAAGACGGTGCGCCAGCTCTACGCGCAGCTCGGGCAGCTGCGGGTGCAAGTGATGCGCAACGAGCCGTCGGCGGAGGAGAACGCGTGA
- a CDS encoding SDR family NAD(P)-dependent oxidoreductase, translating into MKNAIEGRHAVVTGAARGIGAEIARTLAAEGARVSLIGRDRAALEKVQKELAGSGHAVAAADVSDEASVRAAFEALRAASGPVAILVNNAGQAESSPFLKTSLDLWQRMLAVNLTGSFLCAQAALPDMLEAGWGRIVNIASTAGQKGYAYVSAYTAAKHGVIGLTRSLALEVARKGITVNAVCPGYTETDILRNSVANVVGKTGRSEADALAEFAAVNPQRRIVQPAEVADAVRWLCGEGAASMNGQSISVSGGEVTP; encoded by the coding sequence ATGAAAAATGCCATCGAGGGTCGCCACGCCGTTGTCACCGGAGCCGCGCGCGGCATCGGCGCAGAGATCGCGAGAACGCTCGCTGCCGAAGGCGCCCGGGTCAGCCTCATCGGACGCGACCGCGCCGCGCTGGAGAAAGTGCAGAAGGAGCTGGCGGGCAGCGGCCACGCGGTGGCTGCTGCCGACGTGAGTGACGAGGCTTCGGTGCGCGCCGCCTTCGAGGCGCTGCGAGCGGCTTCGGGGCCGGTCGCGATCCTCGTCAACAACGCCGGGCAGGCCGAGAGCTCGCCTTTCCTCAAGACATCCCTCGATCTCTGGCAGCGCATGCTGGCGGTCAACCTCACCGGCAGCTTTCTCTGTGCGCAGGCCGCACTGCCCGACATGCTCGAAGCGGGCTGGGGCCGCATCGTCAACATCGCGAGCACCGCGGGGCAGAAGGGCTACGCCTACGTCTCGGCCTACACCGCGGCCAAGCACGGCGTGATCGGCCTCACGCGCTCGCTCGCGCTCGAGGTGGCGCGCAAGGGCATCACGGTCAACGCGGTGTGCCCGGGCTATACGGAAACCGACATCCTGCGCAACAGCGTCGCCAACGTGGTCGGCAAGACCGGCCGCAGCGAAGCCGACGCGCTGGCGGAATTCGCCGCCGTCAATCCTCAGCGCCGCATCGTGCAGCCGGCCGAAGTCGCCGATGCGGTGCGCTGGCTGTGCGGGGAGGGCGCTGCCTCGATGAATGGACAATCGATCTCCGTTTCCGGGGGAGAAGTCACACCATGA
- a CDS encoding ATP-dependent acyl-CoA ligase, which yields MTTEPRAIAPAQRTLPAMLLRQTALFAGRRLLKIAGREWSHEDAATVAATRAAALIQAGVGRGDRIALMCRNRIEFLEVFLGAGWMGAATVPVNSASMGPQIEYFLANSESKLLVIEAEFLERLDTADLARTKLREVWVIGDAQIEWQAPSSVRVSRYPEASEAVPPAEVQPGEPIAILYTSGTTGPAKGVVCPHAQYFWWGVNSAEVLGVGQGDVLCTTLPLFHVNALNTFAQAAVTGCEVVFESRFSASGFWPSMRASGATVVYLLGAMVPILLAQPEGGGERDHRVRIGLGPGVPAVAGKAFFERTGVKLLEGYGSTESNFVIATAPDSPRGGVMGWVRQGFQARVADEDDVEVAPGEAGELLLRADESYAFASGYFNMPEKTVEAWRNLWFHTGDRVIREADGAFRFVDRIKDAIRRRGENISSFEVEQVLLSHPSVASCAVYPVRSELAEDEVMAALVARVDCRIDFAELASFCESRLPYFAVPRYIDLMDDLPRTENGKVQKYKLRERGVCESTWDRGAARRSL from the coding sequence ATGACGACTGAACCCCGCGCGATTGCGCCCGCGCAGCGCACGCTGCCGGCGATGCTGCTGCGGCAGACGGCGCTGTTCGCGGGTCGCCGGCTGCTGAAGATCGCGGGGCGCGAGTGGTCGCACGAGGACGCGGCGACCGTTGCTGCCACGCGCGCCGCTGCGCTCATTCAGGCCGGCGTCGGGCGCGGCGACCGCATCGCGCTGATGTGCCGCAATCGCATCGAGTTCCTCGAAGTCTTTCTCGGCGCGGGCTGGATGGGTGCGGCGACCGTGCCGGTCAACAGCGCTTCGATGGGTCCGCAGATCGAGTACTTCCTCGCCAACAGCGAATCGAAACTGCTGGTCATCGAAGCCGAATTCCTCGAACGCCTGGACACCGCCGACCTCGCCCGCACGAAGCTGCGCGAGGTCTGGGTGATCGGCGATGCACAGATTGAATGGCAGGCGCCGTCCTCGGTGCGGGTGTCGCGCTACCCCGAGGCTTCCGAAGCGGTTCCACCGGCCGAGGTGCAGCCCGGCGAGCCGATCGCGATCCTCTACACCTCCGGCACCACCGGCCCCGCGAAGGGCGTGGTGTGCCCGCATGCGCAGTACTTCTGGTGGGGCGTGAACAGCGCCGAAGTGCTCGGCGTCGGCCAGGGCGACGTGCTGTGCACCACGCTGCCGCTGTTCCATGTCAATGCGCTCAACACCTTCGCGCAGGCGGCGGTCACCGGCTGCGAAGTGGTGTTCGAATCGCGCTTTTCCGCCTCGGGCTTCTGGCCTTCGATGCGCGCGAGCGGCGCCACCGTGGTCTATCTGCTCGGCGCGATGGTGCCGATTCTGCTCGCGCAGCCCGAGGGCGGCGGCGAGCGCGACCATCGCGTGCGCATCGGCCTCGGGCCCGGCGTGCCGGCGGTTGCCGGCAAGGCCTTCTTCGAGCGCACCGGCGTGAAGCTGCTCGAAGGCTACGGCTCCACCGAATCCAACTTCGTGATCGCCACCGCGCCCGATTCGCCGCGCGGCGGCGTGATGGGCTGGGTTCGGCAAGGCTTCCAGGCCCGCGTGGCCGATGAGGACGATGTCGAAGTCGCACCCGGCGAGGCGGGCGAACTGCTGCTTCGCGCCGACGAGTCCTATGCCTTCGCGAGCGGCTACTTCAACATGCCGGAAAAGACCGTCGAAGCCTGGCGCAACCTGTGGTTCCACACCGGAGACCGCGTGATCCGCGAGGCCGACGGTGCCTTCCGCTTCGTCGACCGCATCAAGGACGCGATCCGGCGGCGCGGCGAGAACATCTCGTCGTTCGAAGTCGAGCAGGTGCTGCTGAGCCATCCCTCGGTCGCGTCGTGCGCGGTCTACCCGGTGCGCTCCGAACTCGCGGAAGACGAGGTGATGGCCGCGCTCGTGGCCCGCGTCGACTGCCGCATCGACTTCGCCGAACTCGCGAGCTTCTGCGAGTCGCGGCTGCCGTACTTCGCGGTGCCGCGCTACATCGACCTGATGGACGACCTGCCGCGCACCGAGAACGGCAAGGTTCAGAAATACAAGCTGCGCGAGCGCGGCGTCTGCGAATCCACCTGGGACCGGGGGGCCGCCCGGCGCAGCCTGTAG
- a CDS encoding ABC transporter ATP-binding protein, whose product MLEIGDLHVSYGQVDAVRGVSLKLDKGQIISVIGPNGAGKTTLLAAVMGLLPCKGVLRFEGEDLHGLDVEARVERGLCLVPEKRELFGELSVLDNLQLGAFSKRLRSDALKRRLQFVYDRFPRLAERRTQRADTLSGGERQMLAVGRALMSEPRLLMLDEPSLGLAPLIVRDILTIVRKLRDDGVSILLVEQNARAALESSDHGYVLETGEIALSGPSGQLESDPRVQATYLGGGTHDDD is encoded by the coding sequence ATGCTGGAAATCGGCGACCTGCATGTGTCGTACGGCCAGGTCGATGCGGTGCGCGGCGTGTCGCTCAAGCTCGACAAGGGCCAGATCATCTCGGTCATCGGCCCCAATGGCGCGGGCAAGACCACGCTGCTGGCCGCCGTGATGGGCCTGTTGCCCTGCAAGGGCGTGCTGCGCTTCGAAGGCGAGGACCTGCATGGCCTCGACGTCGAAGCACGCGTGGAACGGGGCCTGTGCCTCGTGCCCGAGAAGCGCGAACTCTTCGGCGAGCTCAGTGTGCTCGACAACCTGCAACTCGGCGCCTTCTCGAAGCGGCTGCGCAGCGACGCGCTGAAGCGTCGCCTGCAGTTCGTCTACGACCGCTTCCCGCGCCTGGCCGAGCGCCGCACGCAGCGCGCCGACACGCTCTCGGGCGGCGAACGCCAGATGCTCGCGGTTGGCCGTGCGCTGATGTCCGAGCCGCGCCTCCTGATGCTCGACGAGCCCAGCCTGGGCCTCGCGCCGCTGATCGTGCGCGACATCCTCACCATCGTGCGCAAGCTGCGCGACGACGGCGTCTCGATCCTGCTGGTGGAGCAGAACGCGCGTGCCGCGCTCGAAAGCTCCGACCACGGCTATGTGCTCGAGACCGGCGAGATCGCGCTGTCCGGCCCCTCGGGGCAACTGGAAAGCGACCCGCGCGTGCAGGCCACCTACCTGGGTGGAGGCACCCACGATGACGACTGA